From Vitis vinifera cultivar Pinot Noir 40024 chromosome 14, ASM3070453v1, a single genomic window includes:
- the LOC100259982 gene encoding receptor-like protein EIX2, translating to MANINASIHFLLLIFLSSTFLYLETVKLGSCNGVLNVSCTEIERKALVDFKQGLTDPSGRLSSWVGLDCCRWSGVVCSQRVPRVIKLKLRNQYARTPDANDEDTGAFEDDYGAAHAFGGEISHSLLDLKDLRYLDLSMNNFEGLQIPKFIGSFKRLRYLNLSGASFGGTIPPHLGNLSSLLYLDLNSYSLESVEDDLHWLSGLSSLRHLNLGNIDLSKAAAYWHRAVNSLSSLLELRLPRCGLSSLPDLPLPFFNVTSLLVLDLSNNDFNSSIPHWLFNFSSLAYLDLNSNNLQGSVPEGFGYLISLKYIDFSSNLFIGGHLPRDLGKLCNLRTLKLSFNSISGEITEFMDGLSECVNSSSLESLDLGFNYKLGGFLPNSLGHLKNLKSLHLWSNSFVGSIPNSIGNLSSLQGFYISENQMNGIIPESVGQLSALVALDLSENPWVGVVTESHFSNLTSLTELAIKKSSPNITLVFNVNSKWIPPFKLNYLELRTCQLGPKFPAWLRTQNQLKTIVLNNARISDTIPDWFWKLDLQLELLDVANNQLSGRVPNSLKFPENAVVDLSSNRFHGPFPHFSSNLSSLYLRDNLFSGPIPRDVGKTMPWLTNFDVSWNSLNGTIPLSIGKITGLASLVLSNNHLSGEIPLIWNDKPDLYIVDMENNSLSGEIPSSMGTLNSLMFLILSGNKLSGEIPSSLQNCKDMDSFDLGDNRLSGNLPSWIGEMQSLLILRLRSNLFDGNIPSQVCSLSHLHILDLAHNNLSGSVPSCLGNLSGMATEISSERYEGQLSVVMKGRELIYQNTLYLVNSIDLSDNNISGKLPELRNLSRLGTLNLSINHLTGNIPEDVGSLSQLETLDLSRNQLSGLIPPSMVSMTSLNHLNLSYNRLSGKIPTSNQFQTFNDPSIYRNNLALCGEPLAMTCPGDDEATTDSSGVDNEDHDDEHEDAFEMKWFYMSMGPGFVVGFWGVFGPLIINRSWRRAYFRFLDEMKDRVMVVITESVAWLQKKCK from the coding sequence ATGGCTAATATCAATGCCTCCATTCATTTCCTTCTGCTTATTTTCCTCTCCTCCACTTTTCTCTATCTTGAAACTGTTAAACTTGGTTCCTGCAATGGCGTTCTCAATGTCAGCTGCACTGAAATTGAGAGAAAAGCCCTTGTTGACTTCAAACAAGGTCTTACTGATCCTTCCGGCAGGCTCTCTTCTTGGGTTGGCCTGGATTGCTGTAGATGGAGTGGTGTGGTGTGCAGCCAGAGGGTACCTCGAGTCATCAAGCTCAAACTCCGCAATCAGTATGCTAGAACTCCGGACGCCAACGATGAAGATACCGGTGCTTTTGAGGATGACTATGGAGCAGCTCATGCATTTGGCGGCGAGATAAGTCATTCTTTACTTGATTTGAAAGATTTGAGGTACTTGGACTTGAGCATGAACAATTTTGAAGGACTCCAAATCCCCAAGTTCATTGGATCATTCAAGAGGTTGAGATATCTCAATCTCTCAGGTGCATCCTTCGGTGGAACCATCCCACCCCACCTAGGGAACCTTTCTAGCCTGCTCTATCTTGATCTCAACTCATATTCTCTTGAATCAGTTGAGGATGACCTGCACTGGCTATCAGGTCTTTCTTCTCTGAGACACCTTAATTTGGGAAATATAGATCTTAGCAAGGCTGCAGCTTATTGGCATCGAGCTGTTAACTCCCTTTCTTCACTCTTGGAACTACGCTTACCTAGATGTGGGCTTTCTTCCCTTCCTGATCTtcctcttccattttttaatgTCACATCCCTTTTGGTGCTTGATCTTTCGAACAATGACTTCAACTCGTCGATACCTCACTGGTTGTTCAACTTTAGTAGTCTTGCATACCTTGATCTCAACTCCAACAATCTTCAAGGCAGTGTTCCTGAAGGGTTTGGTTACTTGATTTCCCTTAAATACAttgatttttcttctaatttatttattggagGTCACTTACCAAGAGACTTAGGAAAGCTTTGCAACTTGCGAACTCTCAAACTATCTTTCAACAGCATTAGTGGAGAGATAACTGAATTCATGGATGGGTTGTCCGAGTGTGTAAACAGTAGTAGCTTAGAGTCTCTGGATTTGGGGTTCAATTATAAACTGGGTGGGTTTCTTCCTAATTCTTTGGGACACCTAAAGAACTTGAAGTCTCTTCATCTGTGGAGCAACTCATTTGTGGGGTCAATTCCAAACTCCATTGGAAATTTGTCGTCCTTGCAAGGATTCTACATCTCTGAAAAtcaaatgaatggaataatccCAGAGAGTGTTGGCCAACTCTCAGCATTGGTTGCACTGGATCTCTCAGAGAATCCATGGGTTGGTGTTGTGACTGAGTCTCATTTCTCCAATCTCACAAGCTTAACTGAGTTGGCAATCAAGAAGTCATCTCCAAATATCACCTTGGTCTTCAATGTGAATTCTAAATGGATTCCTCCTTTTAAACTCAATTACCTGGAACTCAGAACGTGCCAACTAGGTCCCAAATTTCCTGCATGGCTGAGAACCCAAAACCAGCTGAAGACGATAGTGCTCAACAATGCTAGGATTTCAGACACGATACCTGATTGGTTTTGGAAGTTAGACTTGCAGCTCGAGCTACTGGATGTTGCTAATAATCAATTGAGTGGGAGGGTCCCAAATTCATTGAAATTTCCCGAAAATGCTGTTGTGGATTTGAGCTCCAACCGCTTTCACGGTCCTTTCCCACACTTTTCTTCTAACCTGAGTTCATTGTATTTGAGAGACAATTTATTTTCTGGACCAATACCTCGGGATGTTGGCAAAACCATGCCGTGGTTGACAAATTTTGATGTCTCTTGGAACTCTCTAAATGGTACCATTCCCTTGTCTATAGGTAAGATTACGGGTTTGGCAAGTCTGGTTCTCTCAAATAATCATTTATCTGGTGAAATTCCTTTGATTTGGAATGATAAACCAGATTTGTACATCGTAGATATGGAAAATAACAGCCTATCTGGTGAGATCCCTAGCTCTATGGGCACCCTGAATTCACTTATGTTCTTGATACTGAGTGGCAACAAACTTTCAGGGGAAATTCCTTCTTCACTGCAGAATTGCAAGGACATGGATAGTTTTGACCTTGGCGATAATAGATTATCAGGAAACCTTCCATCATGGATAGGAGAGATGCAATCGTTGTTGATTCTACGACTGCGATCAAACTTGTTTGATGGAAACATTCCCTCCCAAGTGTGCAGTCTTTCCCATCTTCATATATTGGACCTCGCACATAATAATCTGTCAGGATCCGTTCCTTCTTGTTTGGGAAATTTGAGTGGCATGGCTACTGAAATCAGCAGTGAGCGATACGAGGGCCAATTGTCAGTTGTGATGAAAGGAAGAGAACTCATATATCAGAATACTCTGTATCTCGTGAATAGCATTGATCTTTCAGACAATAATATATCGGGGAAGTTGCCTGAACTAAGAAATCTTTCAAGACTTGGCACCTTGAACTTGTCCATAAACCATTTGACAGGAAATATACCAGAGGACGTTGGGAGCTTAAGTCAATTAGAAACTCTGGACCTCTCAAGAAACCAGCTCTCTGGCCTGATTCCACCAAGCATGGTTTCTATGACTTCCTTGAATCACTTGAACCTATCTTACAACAGACTATCTGGTAAAATTCCAACAAGCAACCAGTTCCAAACCTTCAATGACCCGTCCATATACAGGAATAACCTTGCACTCTGTGGGGAGCCTCTGGCAATGACGTGCCCAGGCGATGATGAGGCTACTACTGATTCTTCAGGTGTGGATAATGAAGATCATGACGATGAACATGAAGATGCGTTTGAAATGAAGTGGTTCTACATGAGCATGGGGCCTGGATTTGTAGTGGGATTTTGGGGAGTTTTTGGCCCTTTGATAATAAATAGGTCTTGGAGGCGAGCCTACTTCCGGTTCCTGGATGAGATGAAAGATAGAGTTATGGTGGTTATCACAGAGAGTGTAGCATGGCTGCAAAAGAAATGCaaatag
- the LOC109123865 gene encoding receptor-like protein EIX1, which yields MGPKFPAWLRNQTELTDVVLNNAGISHTIPEWFWKLDLRLDELDIGSNNLGGRVPNSMKFLPGSTVDLSENNFQGPLPLWSSNVMKLYLYDNFFSGPIPLEFGERMPMLTDLDLSSNALNGTIPLSFGKLNNLLTLVISNNHLSGGIPEFWNGLPYLYAIDMNNNNLSGELPSSMGSLRFLRFLMISNNHLSGQLPSALQNCTGIHTLDLGGNRFSGNVPAWIGERMPNLLILRLRSNLFHGSIPSQLCTLSSLHILDLGENNFSGFIPSCVGNLSGMASEIDSQRYEGELMVLRKGREDLYKSILYLVNSMDLSDSNLCGEVPEGVTNLSRLGTLNLSINHLTGKIPDNIGSLQGLETLDLSRNHLSCVIPPGMASLTSLNHLNLSYNNLSGRIPTGNQLQTLDDPSIYENNPALCGPPTTAKCPGDDQRPKTRSGDNVEDENENGDGFEMKWFYMSMGPGFAVGFWGVCVTLIVKNSWRHAYFRLVYDVKEWLLMVISLNVARLRRKLNLGSI from the coding sequence ATGGGTCCCAAGTTTCCCGCATGGCTTAGAAATCAAACTGAGCTCACTGATGTAGTGCTCAATAATGCTGGGATCTCACACACCATACCAGAGTGGTTTTGGAAGTTGGATTTGCGTCTTGATGAGCTCGACATCGGTTCCAATAACCTGGGTGGCAGGGTGCCAAACTCAATGAAGTTTCTTCCTGGATCCACCGTTGATTTGAGTGAAAACAACTTTCAGGGGCCTTTGCCATTATGGTCATCCAATGTGATGAAACTGTATTTATATGACAATTTCTTTTCTGGCCCAATTCCTCTGGAGTTTGGTGAAAGAATGCCCATGCTGACAGATCTAGATCTCTCCAGTAATGCTCTAAATGGCACCATTCCCCTCTCCTTCGGGAAATTAAATAACTTATTGACCCTTGTCATCTCCAACAATCATTTGTCTGGAGGAATTCCAGAGTTTTGGAATGGTTTACCTTACCTCTATGCCATAGACATGAACAACAACAATTTATCTGGTGAGCTGCCAAGTTCTATGGGTTCTCTAAGATTCCTTAGATTCCTGATGATAAGCAACAATCATCTTTCTGGCCAACTTCCTTCAGCTTTGCAGAATTGCACAGGCATTCATACTCTTGATCTTGGAGGCAACAGATTTTCAGGAAATGTTCCAGCGTGGATAGGAGAAAGGATGCCTAACTTGCTTATTCTACGCTTACGATCAAATTTGTTCCATGGGAGTATTCCATCACAATTGTGCACTCTTTCTTCTCTCCACATACTGGATCttggagaaaataatttttcgggaTTCATTCCCTCTTGTGTGGGGAATTTGAGTGGCATGGCCTCTGAAATCGACTCTCAACGATATGAGGGCGAGTTGATGGTGTTGAGGAAAGGAAGAGAAGACTTATACAAAAGTATTCTTTATCTGGTTAATAGTATGGACTTGTCAGACAGTAACCTATGTGGAGAGGTGCCTGAAGGAGTAACAAATCTTTCAAGACTTGGCACCTTGAACTTGTCCATAAACCATTTGACGGGAAAAATACCAGACAATATTGGGAGCTTACAGGGGTTAGAAACTCTTGACCTCTCAAGGAACCATCTTTCATGCGTAATCCCCCCAGGTATGGCTTCTTTGACTTCCTTGAATCACTTGAACCTGTCGTATAACAACCTGTCGGGTAGAATTCCAACAGGCAACCAGTTGCAAACCTTGGACGATCCATCCATATATGAGAACAACCCTGCACTCTGTGGGCCTCCAACAACAGCCAAGTGCCCTGGTGATGATCAGCGGCCTAAAACGCGCAGTGGGGACAATGTAGAGGATGAGAATGAGAACGGGGATGGCTTTGAAATGAAGTGGTTCTACATGAGCATGGGGCCAGGATTTGCGGTGGGATTTTGGGGAGTTTGTGTCACCTTAATAGTCAAGAATTCGTGGAGGCATGCTTATTTTAGGCTTGTGTATGACGTGAAAGAATGGCTGCTCATGGTTATCTCACTGAATGTAGCTCGTCTGCGGAGGAAACTGAATTTGGGTAGTATTTGA